Proteins from one Oryza sativa Japonica Group chromosome 12, ASM3414082v1 genomic window:
- the LOC4351505 gene encoding uncharacterized protein, producing MVSASSLLLPSSVRDFASCIGDGAACTAPSSTRTRRGSAAVQAQPSTLSVTASYRVALASSSSPPLQLRLTWAHSPLGPTLSFSPSASGRKVLVRRRRGSCSVLSSGEDEAVESESELSASSPRLALFWDLTAARFDPAASPEPVSGYYVVVAVESAEVVLALGDLAAEFVKAKFEGTTQIPMAAPFARGERVVVAVSSDAAAAVTHTARARFAEGGAEHEVSVGCAPGGGGGGGGDELWVSIDGKRAVQARRLRWNFRGNQTVFVDGQPVDVMWDLHGWWFRREPPAPGWAVVMLRARSALESRLWLEEEAAAPAFSLLVEAFKSPP from the coding sequence ATGGTGAGCGCGTCAAGCCTCCTGCTCCCGTCGTCCGTGCGCGACTTCGCCTCCTGcatcggcgacggcgccgcctgcACCGCGCCGTCCTCCACCCGCACCCGGAGGGGCTCCGCCGCCGTGCAGGCGCAGCCGTCCACGCTCTCCGTCACCGCCTCGTACCGCGTCGcgctcgcgtcgtcgtcgtcgccgccgctgcagctcCGGCTCACCTGGGCGCACTCCCCGCTCGGCCCCACCCTGTCGTTCTCCCCCTCGGCGTCCGGTCGCAAGGTGCTCGTCCGCCGCCGGAGGGGTTCTTGCTCCGTGCTGTCCTCCGGGGAGGATGAGGCGGtggagtcggagtcggagttgtcggcgtcgtcgccgcggctCGCGCTGTTCTGGGACCTGACCGCGGCGCGGTTCGacccggcggcgtcgccggagccGGTGTCCGGGTACTACGTGGTGGTGGCCGTGGAAAGCGCGGAGGTGGTGCTCGCGTTGGGCGACCTGGCGGCGGAGTTCGTCAAGGCCAAGTTCGAGGGGACGACACAGATCCCCATGGCGGCGCCGTTCGCGCGCGGGGAgcgcgtggtggtggcggtgtcgtcggacgcggcggcggcggtgacgcaCACCGCGCGCGCCCGGTTCGCGGAGGGCGGGGCGGAGCACGAGGTGAGCGTGGGGTGCgcgcctggcggcggcggcggcggcggcggggacgagcTGTGGGTGAGCATCGACGGGAAGCGCGCGGTGcaggcgcggcggctccggtgGAACTTCAGGGGGAACCAGACGGTGTTCGTCGACGGCCAGCCCGTGGACGTGATGTGGGACCTCCACGGGTGGTGGTTCCGGCgagagccgccggcgccgggctGGGCGGTGGTGATGCTCCGGGCGAGGAGCGCGCTCGAGAGCCGCCtatggctggaggaggaggccgccgcgccggccttctccctcctcgtcgAGGCCTTCAAGTCCCCACCTTGA
- the LOC9266460 gene encoding RING-H2 finger protein ATL2, with product MAAAGVSRSMVLTLLGFCVSVLFIVFVCSRLACALLRRRRGRARLRRASPLAVSGVLSIYVDRHGHHQPSSAAGAASGTGGLDPAAVAAFPTRAFSPAASSSASASTQCVVCLAEYEEKDVLRVLPYCGHGFHVACIDIWLMHHSTCPVCRISLCDYPDSKHTMSPVPSAVIIPLPPCSPEASRSDQCNCLFVGTGHSPRTSQVLRNEPDQVKLPVILETSTQGDPWIAVIGSDGDMISLLKPGASSGRRTAYMFVHAWMSAGPIMAHTIDLNFVCSKHQQQQWFFFPAATGKSRVEPRDADAGLHSCLLPDLRELALKI from the exons atggcggcggcgggggtgtcGAGGAGCATGGTGCTGACGCTGCTGGGGTTCTGCGTCAGCGTCCTCTTCATCGTCTTCGTCTGCTCCCGCCTCGCCTGCGCCCTCCTCaggcgacgccgcggccgcgcccgcctccgccgcgcctcccctctcGCCGTATCGGGGGTCCTCTCCATCTACGTCGACCGCCACGGCCACCACCAGCCCTCGTCGGCCGCCGGGGCCGCTTCCGGGACCGGGGGCCtcgaccccgccgccgtcgccgccttccccaCCCGCGCCttctcccccgccgcctcctcctccgcctccgcctctacCCA GTGTGTAGTCTGTCTTGCAGAATACGAAGAGAAAGATGTGCTCCGTGTTCTTCCCTACTGTGGCCACGGCTTTCACGTGGCCTGCATAGATATTTGGCTAATGCACCATTCAACATGCCCAGTTTGTAGAATTTCGTTGTGCGACTACCCTGATAGCAAGCACACGATGTCTCCTGTACCAAGTGCAGTGATAATACCATTACCTCCATGTTCTCCTGAAGCATCAAGATCAGATCAATGCAATTGCCTATTCGTCGGAACAGGTCATTCGCCAAGGACATCGCAGGTTCTCAGAAATGAACCTGACCAG GTGAAACTACCTGTAATATTAGAAACATCGACACAGGGGGATCCGTGGATTGCTGTCATAG GTTCAGATGGTGATATGATATCTCTTCTGAAGCCAGGGGCCTCCAGTGGCAGAAGAACAGCCTATATGTTTGTCCACGCATGGATGTCGGCCGGTCCAATCATGGCTCATACAATAGATCTGAACTTTGTGTGCTcaaagcatcagcagcagcaatggTTCTTCTTCCCTGCTGCAACA GGGAAAAGTCGTGTTGAACCAAGAGATGCTGACGCAGGGCTTCACTCATGTCTTCTCCCCGACCTTCGGGAATTAGCTCTGAAGATCTGA
- the LOC4351508 gene encoding probable glycosyltransferase 3 translates to MAVTGGGRPAVRQQAARGKQMQRTFNNVKITLICGFITLLVLRGTVGINLLTYGVGGGGGSDAVAAAEEARVVEDIERILREIRSDTDDDDDDEEEEPLGVDASTTTTTNSTTTTATAARRRSSNHTYTLGPKVTRWNAKRRQWLSRNPGFPSRDARGKPRILLVTGSQPAPCDDAAGDHYLLKATKNKIDYCRIHGIEIVHSMAHLDRELAGYWAKLPLLRRLMLSHPEVEWVWWMDSDALFTDMAFELPLARYDTSNLVIHGYPELLFAKRSWIALNTGSFLLRNCQWSLELLDAWAPMGPKGRVRDEAGKVLTASLTGRPAFEADDQSALIHILLTQKERWMEKVYVEDKYFLHGFWAGLVDKYEEMMERHHPGLGDERWPFVTHFVGCKPCGGYGDYPRERCLGGMERAFNFADNQVLRLYGFRHRSLASARVRRVANRTDNPLVNKEAALKMDAKIES, encoded by the coding sequence atggcggtgaccggcggcgggaggccggCGGTGAGGCAGCAGGCGGCGAGGGGGAAGCAGATGCAGAGGACGTTCAACAACGTCAAGATCACGCTCATCTGCGGCTTCATCACGCTCCTCGTCCTCCGTGGCACCGTCGGCATCAACCTCCTCACctacggcgtcggcggcggcggcggctccgacgCCGTGGCGGCCGCCGAGGAGGCCAGGGTCGTCGAGGACATCGAGCGCATCCTCCGCGAGATCCGCTCcgacaccgacgacgacgacgacgacgaagaagaagagccACTCGGCGTCGACGCgtcgacgacaacgacgaccaactcgacgacgacgacggccacggcggcgaggaggaggagctcgaaCCACACCTACACGCTGGGGCCCAAGGTGACGCGGTGGAACGCCAAGCGGCGGCAATGGCTGTCCCGGAACCCGGGGTTCCCGTCCCGCGACGCGCGCGGCAAGCCCAGGATCCTCCTCGTCACCGGGTCGCAGCCGGCGCCGtgcgacgacgcggcgggcgaCCACTACCTGCTCAAGGCGACCAAGAACAAGATCGACTACTGCCGCATCCACGGCATCGAGATCGTCCACAGCATGGCGCACCTCGACCGCGAGCTCGCCGGCTACTGGGCCAAGctgccgctcctccgccgcctcatgCTCTCCCACCCGGAGGTGGAGTGGGTGTGGTGGATGGACAGCGACGCGCTCTTCACCGACATGGCGTTCGAGCTCCCGCTCGCCCGCTACGACACCAGCAACCTCGTCATACATGGCTACCCGGAGCTCCTCTTCGCCAAGCGCTCCTGGATCGCCCTCAACACCGGCAGCTTCCTCCTCCGTAACTGCCAATGGTCACTCGAGCTGCTCGACGCGTGGGCGCCCATGGGACCAAAAGGCCGCGTCCGCGACGAGGCCGGGAAGGTTCTGACGGCAAGCTTGACGGGGCGGCCGGCGTTCGAGGCGGACGACCAGTCGGCGCTGATCCACATACTGCTGACGCAAAAGGAGAGGTGGATGGAGAAGGTGTACGTGGAGGACAAGTACTTCCTCCATGGATTCTGGGCGGGGCTCGTGGACAAGTACGAGGAGATGATGGAGAGGCACCACCCGGGCCTCGGCGACGAGCGGTGGCCGTTCGTCACCCACTTCGTCGGGTGCAAGCCGTGCGGCGGCTACGGTGACTACCCGCGGGAGCGCTGCCTGGGCGGCATGGAGCGCGCGTTCAACTTCGCCGACAACCAGGTGCTCCGGCTGTACGGATTCCGGCACCGGTCGCTGGCGAGCGCCCGGGTCCGGCGGGTGGCGAACCGGACGGATAACCCGCTGGTCAACAAGGAGGCCGCGCTCAAGATGGACGCCAAGATCGAgagctga